The following coding sequences lie in one Pontibacter sp. G13 genomic window:
- a CDS encoding PA14 domain-containing protein encodes MNNRPSAVSRKRLWWLPWLGVCLISAALPMAILSSGLDQAEPVGPYLNGVFPSSTPSGVVSWEVERAFPDLTFDDMIFMLPMPGTDQLIVGQRNGMVYQFDQGAPNPQKAVFADLADQTAMVWDGGMFGMAFHPEYGQPNSPNRGYVYLLYCARQSRNAYYPPAWANGFFNCYMRLSRFTVPDGASAIDTTSEVRMLNLRLYNGSHRGGGLTFGSDSMLYLTLGDQFKYGPSQDLVNSLEGGTLRIDVNQDPARSHPPIRTIQGASGNTDEISGVGYFIPNDNPFLNPNGDLFEEYCAIGNRAPHRLTHDPVTGQLWIGEIGDYKRDELNIVKIGANYGWPFREGTYSGPWEEPAELVGTLTEPVLDFGRSDAQSIIGGYVYRGSKFPSLVGKYVCGDYVTGKLWSVDYDAGTGTSTKELMGSFSPGNLVSFGTDAAGELYLMGQGEGSEIYTLKASSTTESAPQWLSATGAFSDLTTMTPALGIIPYEMNVPFWSDQAVKTRWIVLPNDGVHDDPSEQIAFSENQEWSFPEGTVFIKHFEMELDEQNPAIRKKLETRFMVHGSDGLYYGLTYKWNDAQTDAELLGGGAFDTLSIATATGTRQQIWEYPDRSTCLVCHNVAAKQVLGPHTRQLNGHAFYPSSGRSGHQLETYEFLDWFESSISLQDTATYLTSAKSDDTSQSLEFRARSYLDANCSSCHRPGTANRSEFDARLNVPLFAQKLFGEPVSNDLGIEGAKLIVPQDTAKSLLYQRLKSTREGVGMPPIAKRKVDTAGVNLIVEWIMNMTSAPEELGTGLRGTYFADASQTDTLFQRIDSRVDFIWGQGSPFLGTPTDDFAVKWEGQLLPVFSETYDFTVTADGGIRLWVDGQLLIDAWNLTGNQTYLGSTALISGQKVDIVLEYRDQTGSAKTSLYWESESQPYELIPADFLYPPAGKLKQLIAALPVGFKLMTDPDFFLLAQASSGLPVEFQWISGPASLTASRVTLDGTPGIVEIHVLQPGDSLHRAAEPLEIRFEVADPAEVGQGIRGSYFAGIGFDSVVFSRLDTAILFEWGSAAPSLEMPEDEFSVRWEGFLDPDESGTYEFKAETDDGVRLKIRDQWIIDDWTSSGLTTRTATIDLNGGDKVPFVMEYYEASGDATARLSWSGPNLDETIVRSRDLFDPATFTLEADWLDFTLTDESPNVRLNWTVAAEENTHSYVIERSEDGVEFEALSALPAAGYVSSQQSYQGYDGIPLLGESFYRIAQIDLFGSASFSEVLSLDLAEVPLTAFPNPIHRGGRMWVNLATREPEAVSWQLYTHDGRLVMRAPASPLDVTTYLPVDIPSDLKVGVYMLAVEFQSETSFLKILVQ; translated from the coding sequence ATGAACAACCGACCTTCTGCTGTATCTCGAAAACGCCTCTGGTGGCTGCCATGGCTGGGCGTTTGCCTCATCAGTGCCGCATTGCCGATGGCCATCCTGTCCTCCGGGCTCGACCAAGCTGAGCCTGTCGGCCCCTACCTCAACGGAGTCTTTCCATCGAGTACGCCCAGCGGGGTGGTCTCTTGGGAGGTCGAGCGGGCCTTTCCTGACCTGACATTCGATGATATGATCTTCATGCTTCCCATGCCGGGAACCGATCAGCTCATCGTGGGCCAGCGAAATGGCATGGTCTATCAATTTGACCAAGGCGCTCCCAATCCTCAAAAAGCCGTCTTTGCTGATTTGGCGGACCAGACGGCCATGGTGTGGGATGGCGGCATGTTTGGGATGGCATTCCATCCCGAATATGGTCAGCCCAATTCACCCAATCGGGGATATGTCTACCTGCTCTACTGTGCCCGTCAGAGCCGAAATGCCTACTATCCGCCAGCTTGGGCCAACGGATTCTTCAATTGCTACATGCGGCTTTCCCGGTTCACCGTACCGGATGGCGCCAGTGCGATAGATACCACCAGCGAGGTTCGCATGCTCAATCTACGCCTGTACAATGGTTCTCACCGAGGAGGCGGATTGACATTTGGTTCCGACAGTATGCTCTATCTGACATTGGGCGATCAATTTAAATACGGACCTTCGCAAGATCTCGTCAATTCACTCGAAGGAGGCACCCTCCGCATCGATGTGAACCAAGATCCTGCCAGAAGCCACCCCCCGATCCGGACCATTCAAGGGGCCAGTGGAAACACAGACGAGATCAGTGGCGTCGGTTATTTCATCCCCAACGACAACCCCTTCCTCAATCCCAATGGGGATCTATTCGAAGAATATTGCGCCATCGGCAATCGAGCACCGCACCGCCTGACCCACGATCCTGTCACCGGACAGCTATGGATCGGAGAAATCGGCGATTACAAAAGGGACGAACTGAACATCGTGAAGATCGGTGCCAATTACGGATGGCCTTTTCGCGAAGGGACTTATTCTGGCCCTTGGGAAGAGCCGGCTGAATTGGTGGGAACATTGACAGAACCTGTCTTGGATTTTGGCAGAAGCGACGCCCAATCCATCATCGGGGGCTATGTCTATCGCGGGAGTAAGTTTCCCAGTTTGGTGGGCAAGTATGTATGTGGAGATTACGTAACCGGGAAGCTCTGGTCTGTGGATTATGACGCAGGAACAGGTACTTCCACCAAGGAATTGATGGGGTCATTCTCTCCCGGGAACCTCGTCAGTTTTGGGACCGATGCTGCCGGCGAACTCTACCTCATGGGCCAAGGGGAAGGGTCGGAAATTTACACCCTCAAAGCCTCCTCCACGACCGAATCCGCCCCTCAATGGTTGTCGGCCACAGGCGCCTTTTCGGATTTGACGACCATGACCCCTGCATTGGGAATCATCCCCTACGAAATGAATGTCCCATTCTGGTCAGATCAAGCCGTCAAAACGCGATGGATTGTCCTGCCCAATGATGGCGTACATGATGATCCGAGCGAGCAGATCGCTTTTTCGGAGAATCAGGAATGGAGTTTTCCGGAAGGAACCGTGTTTATCAAGCACTTCGAAATGGAACTGGATGAACAAAATCCCGCCATTCGCAAGAAGCTGGAAACCCGATTTATGGTACACGGGTCCGATGGTCTGTACTATGGCCTGACCTACAAATGGAATGATGCGCAAACCGATGCTGAGCTACTCGGGGGCGGTGCATTTGACACGTTGTCCATCGCCACCGCGACTGGGACTCGTCAGCAAATCTGGGAATACCCCGACCGTTCCACCTGCCTCGTCTGCCACAATGTAGCCGCCAAACAGGTACTAGGACCCCATACGCGTCAGCTCAATGGCCATGCGTTCTACCCATCCTCCGGCAGGAGCGGACATCAGCTGGAGACCTATGAGTTCTTGGATTGGTTCGAGAGTTCCATTTCCCTGCAAGACACTGCGACCTACCTGACCTCCGCCAAATCCGACGATACCAGCCAGTCATTGGAATTCCGTGCCCGGTCCTATCTCGATGCCAACTGTAGCTCCTGCCACCGCCCCGGAACTGCCAACCGCAGTGAATTCGACGCGCGGTTGAATGTCCCGTTATTTGCTCAGAAACTCTTTGGCGAGCCAGTCTCCAATGATCTCGGGATCGAGGGCGCCAAACTGATTGTCCCACAAGACACAGCCAAATCCTTGCTGTATCAGCGCCTCAAATCCACCAGAGAGGGAGTAGGGATGCCCCCAATCGCCAAGCGCAAGGTTGATACGGCAGGCGTCAACCTCATCGTGGAATGGATCATGAACATGACGAGCGCTCCCGAGGAATTGGGTACAGGCCTGCGCGGAACTTACTTTGCAGATGCTTCGCAGACCGACACGCTCTTTCAGCGGATCGATTCGAGGGTGGACTTCATTTGGGGACAGGGAAGCCCTTTCTTGGGAACTCCAACAGATGATTTTGCGGTGAAATGGGAAGGTCAATTGCTTCCCGTATTTTCCGAGACGTATGACTTTACCGTCACCGCAGATGGAGGCATTCGCCTTTGGGTGGATGGACAATTGCTGATCGATGCGTGGAACCTCACGGGAAATCAAACCTATCTGGGGAGTACGGCCTTGATCTCCGGACAAAAAGTAGACATCGTTCTCGAATACCGCGATCAGACTGGCAGTGCCAAAACATCGCTCTACTGGGAGAGCGAAAGTCAGCCTTACGAGCTCATACCTGCGGATTTTCTCTATCCTCCAGCAGGCAAACTCAAGCAATTGATCGCGGCGCTTCCAGTTGGATTCAAGCTGATGACTGATCCTGATTTCTTCCTATTGGCACAAGCTTCCAGCGGTTTGCCCGTGGAATTCCAATGGATCTCTGGGCCCGCGAGCCTTACTGCCAGCCGCGTCACCCTGGACGGCACGCCCGGTATTGTGGAAATTCACGTCCTCCAACCTGGGGATAGCCTCCATCGAGCTGCGGAGCCTTTGGAGATTCGCTTTGAGGTAGCCGATCCGGCAGAGGTGGGACAAGGAATCCGAGGGTCCTATTTTGCAGGAATTGGATTTGATTCGGTGGTATTCTCGCGATTGGATACGGCGATTCTCTTCGAATGGGGATCAGCGGCCCCTTCGCTTGAAATGCCTGAAGACGAATTCAGCGTACGGTGGGAAGGGTTCCTCGATCCGGATGAAAGTGGCACCTACGAATTCAAAGCAGAAACCGATGATGGCGTGCGGCTCAAAATACGCGATCAATGGATCATCGACGATTGGACGTCCAGCGGCCTTACCACTAGAACCGCCACTATCGATCTGAATGGCGGGGACAAAGTGCCGTTTGTCATGGAATACTATGAAGCCAGCGGAGATGCCACCGCCAGACTCTCATGGTCGGGGCCCAACTTGGACGAAACCATCGTCCGCTCCCGAGACTTGTTCGATCCGGCGACTTTCACGCTCGAAGCTGATTGGCTGGACTTCACGCTCACGGACGAATCTCCCAATGTGCGGCTCAACTGGACTGTCGCGGCAGAAGAAAATACGCATTCCTATGTCATCGAGCGATCGGAAGACGGGGTCGAATTCGAGGCATTGAGTGCGTTGCCAGCTGCGGGCTATGTATCGAGTCAGCAGAGCTATCAAGGCTATGACGGCATTCCGTTGTTGGGGGAATCCTTTTATCGAATCGCCCAAATCGACCTGTTCGGATCGGCTTCCTTTTCGGAGGTGCTTTCGTTGGATTTGGCCGAGGTTCCGCTGACGGCATTTCCGAATCCGATTCATCGCGGCGGAAGAATGTGGGTCAATCTGGCTACGCGCGAACCAGAGGCGGTCAGTTGGCAACTCTACACCCACGATGGCCGATTGGTGATGCGTGCTCCTGCCTCACCGCTGGATGTGACCACGTATCTCCCCGTGGATATTCCTTCAGATTTGAAGGTTGGCGTGTACATGCTTGCTGTGGAATTCCAATCAGAGACCTCATTCTTGAAGATATTGGTACAATAG